In a genomic window of Scyliorhinus torazame isolate Kashiwa2021f chromosome 5, sScyTor2.1, whole genome shotgun sequence:
- the LOC140417998 gene encoding uncharacterized protein: MTLFLPPSHSEGFARKSAFFFVKQAKFEPVTQTKKKSHHSQSGKTVHVLCVWTRLQLIVKSGETRGHPTLEKRWKCGDCGKGFRVPSALEAHRRSHTGERPFTCSVCGKGFIQLSALQKHQRVHTRERPFICSECEKGFTQSSHLRTHQRVHTGERPFICYVCGKGFTQSSDLRKHQRVHTGERPFICSECEKGFTTLRSLQIHQLVHTGEKPFTCSQCEKGFSQSSDLRTHQRVHTGERPFICSQCEKGFAQLSALQSHQRVHTGKRPFTCSQCEKGFTTSSSLRRHQRVHTGEKPFTCSQCEKRFTQSSELRIHQRVHTGARPFTCSQCEKRFTRLSHLQRHQRVHTGEKTLTCI; encoded by the exons ATGACCCTTTTTCTTCCCCCAAGCCACTCCGAGGGATTCGCTCGAAAGTCGGcttttttctttgtcaaacaggcaa AGTTTGAACCAGTTACACAGACCaaaaaaaaatcacaccattcacagtctggaaagaccgtacacgtgttgtgtgtgtggacgaggcttcaactgattgtcaaatctggagagacacgaggacaccccaccctggagaaacggtggaaatgtggggactgtgggaagggattcagggttccatctgcactggaagctcatcggcgcagtcacactggggagaggccgttcacctgctctgtgtgtgggaagggattcattcagttatccgccctgcagaaacaccagcgagttcacactagggagaggccgttcatctgctctgagtgtgagaagggattcactcaatcatcccacctacggacacaccagcgtgttcacaccggggagaggccgttcatctgctatgtgtgtgggaagggattcactcaatcatccgacctgcggaaacaccagcgggttcacactggggagaggccgttcatctgctctgagtgtgagaagggattcactactttaagGAGTCTGCAGATTCACCAGCTAGTacatactggggagaagccgttcacctgctctcagtgtgagaagggattcagtcaatcatctgacctgcggacacaccagcgagttcacactggggagaggccattcatatgctctcagtgtgagaagggattcgctcagttatccgccctgcagtcacaccagcgagttcacactgggaagaggccgttcacctgctctcagtgtgagaagggattcactacttcatcgagcctgcggagacaccagcgagttcacactggggagaagccgttcacctgctctcagtgtgagaagagattcactcagtcatccgaactacggatacaccagcgagttcacactggggcgaggccgttcacctgctctcagtgtgagaagagattcactcggttatcccacctgcagagacatcagcgagttcatacaGGGGAGAAGACATTAACCTGCATTTaa